Part of the Aggregatilinea lenta genome, CAGGAGCGACAATACCCCATGTGGGTAATTGCCGGATTATGCTGGGCGAACAAGCAAGTGACCGTTCAGGCAGAGCAGAGTGTAGCCCTACCACACTGAGTCATGTTGCGTTCCGATCACACGTTGTTTTGTGGCTCCCTGACACCTGTCGTTGACCAGACGGTGGGCATGCGAGGGATAAAAAACCTGTTAAGGCGCGCCATCTGCCGCCTTTTTGCCGTAGAATGAAATAAGTAAAGGTTACCAGCACGGACAGGAGCCACTGCTAGATGAAGGTCGTTCGCAGCATCACCCTTATCATGTTATTGATCCTTTCAGTCGCCGCCCTGCTCCCCGCCTCTGGTGCGCAAGCCCAGGGCGAGTGCGCCGGTGCGCCCGCGCCGCGCCTGACGAAGGGCCAGATGGCCCGCGTCACGCTGAGCGAGGGCACGGGTAACAACCTGCGCGCCACGCCGAGCAGCGCGGGGACCGTGCTGGGCGTCATGTCCGAAGGCGAAATCTTTACCGTGACGTCCGATCCGCAGTGCGTCGAGGGGTTCTACTGGTGGCAGATCCGCCGCTGGGACGGCCAGGGCGGCTTCACTGCCGAGGGCGCAAACGGCGAGTACTGGGTCGAGCCGTGGCCTCAGGATGGCGCGACGATTCCCACCGTTGCAGCGCCCACCGCCGAGACGGGCCTGATCGCGTTCGGGCGATCCACGGACGAAACTACCGGGCAGATCTTCGTGATGGTCGCGGATGGGTCGCGCGAAGTGCTCGTCAGCGGGGAGGTCGTATCCGCCGGGCAGCCCGCGTGGTCCCCTGACGTCACCCGGATCGCGTTCACCGGCGGATCTGAGGAAGCCGTGACCACTGTGTACGTGGTCGATGCCGATGGGCAGAACCTGATCACGATGCCCGGTGACTTTTCCACCGTGCGCGATCCGCAGTGGTCGCCGGATGGCACGCAGATCGTATTCGCGGCGGCGGGTTCAGCGGCAGCACCAAACAGCCCGTTTGACCTGTACGTGGTCAACGCGGACGGGACCGGCCTGAAGAACCTCAGCAACACTCCCGACATCGACGAAACCAATCCGGCATGGTCGCCGGACGGCGGGCAGATCGCGTTCACTTCGACTCAAGAAGGCAGCGCGGATGTGATTGTGACCGACGCGGGCGGCTTCAGCGCGACGATAATCGCTGCTACGAACGCCATAGAGTTCAAGCCCGCCTGGTCGCCAGATGGGGCATGGATCGCCTATTACGCCACGAACGAGGACGGCGTCGCCCTGATGATCGCCGATCCGCTGGGGACCAGTTCGGCCCAGATCGGGCAGATCTACGACGAGCGCAGCAACTCGCATGCGCCGGTGTTCAGCCCCGACGGCACACGGATCGCGTACTCGACCGTTTCCAGTCTGGCCGACAGCGCGACCAGCGAGCTGTTCAGCGTGCGCACGGATGGGACCGATCCGATCCAGTACACGGCAGATGGCGCGATCGCGCTTGCGCCAAGCTGGTCCCCAGACGGGCAGTGGCTGGTCTTTTCGTCCACGCGTGCCGATACCTTCGACCTGTGGGCCATGCGCGCCAACGGCGCAGGCATCGCCCAACTGACGCGCGGCGCGGACATGGAATACACGCCGCAGTGGTCGCCGCGCAGTGCCACGCTGCCCGCCGCGACCGGAACCCCGGCGGAGCCTGCCGTCACGACCGTGCCCGGCGAAGCCGAGCTGCTGTTGATCTACGACGCGGGCGTGCCGATGTTCACGCTGAAGAACCAGTCGAGCGCCGCGCTGAACCTGCTGCCGGTCAGTTTTTCGGGCGCGGGCGTGGTCGTCCCGGCGACGATCTGGAGCACGGAATTCCTCGCCTCGCCGCTGAACGCGTTCAAGGCGGGCGGCTGCCTGCAAATGTGGCAGTTTGGACTGCCGCAGCAGGACGCTCCGGCGGAATGCGGCGACTCGCGCCAGGGCTGGATCAGCGAGGAGACGGGCTTCTTCTGGACGCAGGGCACGTTCGACGTGCTGTACGACGGCGCGGTGGTCGCCACGTGCGAGACGGGCGCGGGCCGCTGCGAGGCCGATCTGCCCATCGTGCAGCCGGTGGGGTAAAACGCAGCGGTGAGCGATTAGCCGTTAGCGGTTAGCCAAAATCAGAACAGAAACGGGCGAGTCACAATGACCCGCCCGTTTTTTTACCCACCACAGGAACGGCGTAGGAGCAGTTCACGAATTGCCTCATGAGTGCCAAGTTAACGGATCGATAGGTGTCTGATCTCTACGATGAACAGGCGATCAGGGAGCAAGTCGCCAAACCGGATGTGCGTAGGGGTAGAGCAAGCTCTACCCGGCTTTGCTGTGCACGGGCGATGCAAGCATCGCCCCTACGAAAGACAGAGTCGTCCATCGCGCGGCTGAATGCTTAACTTGCTGTGTACAGGCCAGTTCACGAAGTGCCGCCTACCCGCCCCGTCGAGAACCAATCACCCCCGTACCCGCACGCGCATCCGCAGGCCAGCGCCTCCCATACGTGGTTCAAGCGTCGCGCCCATGTGCACGCGAATCGGCCCCGGTTCCAGCGCGAACGTGAAGCGCTGCAGCAGCCGCGCCAGCACGATCTTGCCCTCCACTTGCGCGAACGGCATGCCGATGCAGGTCCGCGCGCCGCCGCCAAACGGCACGTAGGCGTAGTGCGGGCGGTCCTGACTGCGCTCCGGCAGGAAGCGATCAGGGTCGAAGCGCGCCGGATCGTCCCACAGCACGGGGTGGCGGTGCGTCAGGTAGGGCGAATAGACCACGCGCGACCCCGCCGGAATGCGGTAGTCCTCGAACTCCAGATCCTCGACGGCCAGCCGGTTGCCCAGATGCGCCGGAGGAAAGAGCCGCAGCGACTCCTTTAGCACGCGGTCCAGAACGTCGAGCCGGTCCAGGTGCGC contains:
- a CDS encoding SH3 domain-containing protein: MKVVRSITLIMLLILSVAALLPASGAQAQGECAGAPAPRLTKGQMARVTLSEGTGNNLRATPSSAGTVLGVMSEGEIFTVTSDPQCVEGFYWWQIRRWDGQGGFTAEGANGEYWVEPWPQDGATIPTVAAPTAETGLIAFGRSTDETTGQIFVMVADGSREVLVSGEVVSAGQPAWSPDVTRIAFTGGSEEAVTTVYVVDADGQNLITMPGDFSTVRDPQWSPDGTQIVFAAAGSAAAPNSPFDLYVVNADGTGLKNLSNTPDIDETNPAWSPDGGQIAFTSTQEGSADVIVTDAGGFSATIIAATNAIEFKPAWSPDGAWIAYYATNEDGVALMIADPLGTSSAQIGQIYDERSNSHAPVFSPDGTRIAYSTVSSLADSATSELFSVRTDGTDPIQYTADGAIALAPSWSPDGQWLVFSSTRADTFDLWAMRANGAGIAQLTRGADMEYTPQWSPRSATLPAATGTPAEPAVTTVPGEAELLLIYDAGVPMFTLKNQSSAALNLLPVSFSGAGVVVPATIWSTEFLASPLNAFKAGGCLQMWQFGLPQQDAPAECGDSRQGWISEETGFFWTQGTFDVLYDGAVVATCETGAGRCEADLPIVQPVG